In Mastomys coucha isolate ucsf_1 unplaced genomic scaffold, UCSF_Mcou_1 pScaffold5, whole genome shotgun sequence, one genomic interval encodes:
- the LOC116078648 gene encoding olfactory receptor 10-like — MDSFNATLEERFILVGFSDWPQLEIILFIFISIFYSLTLFGNTTIIILSLIDLRLHTPMYFFLSHLSFLDLCYTTSTVPQLLINLHGLDRTISYGGCVAQLFTSLALGSTECVLLVVMAFDRYAAVCHTLAISSWVGGLVNSLTQTSIIMTIPLCGHHLNHFFCEMLILLKLACENTGGPE; from the exons ATGGACAGTTTCAATGCCACTTTAGAAGAAAGGTTCATTTTGGTGGGCTTTTCAGATTGGCCTCAGCTGGAAAtcatccttttcatttttatttcaattttctactCCCTAACTCTCTTTGGCAATACCACCATCATCATTCTTTCCCTAATAGACCTTCGACTgcacacccccatgtacttcttcctctcccacctctctttcCTGGACCTCTGCTACACCACGAGCACCGTGCCACAACTCCTTATCAATCTCCATGGACTTGACAGGACCATCAGCTATGGAGGGTGTGTGGCACAGCTGTTCACATCTCTTGCCCTGGGATCCACTGAGTGTGTGCTCTTGGTGGTGATGGCTTTTGACCGCTATGCTGCTGTGT GCCACACATTGGCCATCTCCTCCTGGGTAGGAGGCCTTGTGAACTCTCTGACTCAGACAAGCATCATCATGACCATACCTCTCTGTGGCCATCACCTGAACCACTTCTTCTGTGAGATGCTTATTCTTCTGAAGCTGGCTTGTGAGAACACAGGGGGACCAGAG